The following are encoded together in the bacterium genome:
- a CDS encoding DUF721 domain-containing protein: MRGRRIEEFGNVLDKMMRRIKVIDKGREISLAHKLAEERAIQLWQEVVGTNVAVHTKPLTIKDKIIFVKVDSSAWCNELSFFKKDIIKKINSAVGMQVIKDVYFQS; this comes from the coding sequence ATGAGAGGTCGTCGAATTGAAGAATTTGGCAATGTGTTAGATAAAATGATGCGGAGAATAAAGGTAATTGATAAGGGGCGAGAAATTTCTTTAGCACATAAATTAGCTGAAGAACGGGCAATTCAATTATGGCAAGAGGTAGTTGGAACTAATGTTGCGGTCCATACAAAACCATTGACAATCAAGGATAAGATAATTTTTGTTAAGGTTGATAGCTCCGCCTGGTGTAATGAACTTTCATTCTTTAAAAAAGATATTATCAAAAAGATTAATTCTGCGGTGGGAATGCAAGTTATAAAGGATGTATATTTTCAATCTTAA